The window acgtctcaaaattacaagagtacaagattcaaaacgcaaagtacaagatattaaattgtacacaatgacgttcgaaaatccggaaccgggaccagagtcaactctcaacgcttgacgcaacggactaaaaattaaaagtcaactatgcacataaataaaatataacatttaaataattcttataattatttatatattatattattatttataaaccgtcggtagaagaaacaaagacttttgagcctccccagctggccatgcgatcgcatggccttgaagggcaaagcccatgcgatcgcatgaggcccttttccagcccacatgcgtataaaagtcgcagtttggtgcatcaaaaaaagatatatatccatccatccaactctcaacgtatatatatatatatatatatatatatatatatatatatatatatatataattttaattttaattttaattataataataagggtatgttagcgcatattgtaagggtgtaagtcgaaattctgtccgtgtaacgctacgctatttttaatcattgtaagttatgttcaacctttttacattaatgtctcgtagctaagttattattatgcttatttaaaacgaagtaatcatgatgttgggctaaatactaaaattgggtaattgggctttgtaccataattggagtttggacaaaagaacgacatttgtggaaattagactatgggctattaatgggctttatatttgtttaactaaatgatagtttgttaaatttaatataaagatttacaattggatgtacctatatataaccacatacactcgatcggacacgatgggcgggatatttatatgtacgaataatcgttcatttaaccggacacgggaattgattaatagtctatggaattattaaaacaggggtgaaattatgtacaaggacacttgacataattgataacaaagtattaaaaccttgggttacacgcagtcgatatcctggtgtaattattaaacaaagtattaagatcttgttacagtttaagtccccaattagttggaatatttgacttcgggtataaggataatttgacgaggatactcgcactttatatttatgactgatggactgttatggacaaaaaccagacggacatattaaataatccaggacaaaggacaattaacccatgggcataaaactaaaaatcaacacgtcaaacatcatgattacggaagtttaaataagcataattcctttattttcatatttaattgcacttctaattattacatttttatttattgtcattgtatttaattgcacttttaattttcgtaatctttaattatcgtaattttattttatcgcacttttatttatagcaatttcattatcgttatttactttacgctttaaattaagtcttttatattttacattaggttttaactgcgactaaagttcttaaaatcgacaaaccggtcattaaacggtaaaaccccctttttataataataatattacttatatatatttgtatttttataaaataaaattaatatagcgttaagctttgtttaaaagatttccctgtggaacgaaccggacttactaaaaactacagtactgtacgattaggtacactgcctataagtgttgtagcaaggtttaggtatatacattctataaataaataaatatcttgtgtaaaattgtatcgtatttaatagtacttcctagtaaaatataagctatttcatatacacctcgcataacatcaaaaaaCTCATTGAATTTTCATTCTATGATTATAGTTTTGAACTGCCACAAAATTAAAATGGGCAAATTGATCAGAAAGATAATATGAAAATCACTTTTTTTTTAATAAagggtatattattatttttttcttccgAATGATTTTGATTTCAATTTGGTGAACAGAAGAGTGCATGATTGAAAATTAGTTGCAAATCCGGTAAAAATTAACATGTAgcatttttaattaattttttttggtTAGTTGTATAATTTCATCAGCAAACTTTGTTATGGAGTATTTTCTAAAAAAAGACTTTTTGAAACATTAAACTCCTTTCAATCCTAAAGCGTTTCTCTCCCAAATGCAGCAGTAGAAAATAATTACTGTACAAAATACTCAACTGCCCACAATCCTTTTCTTCTATTTACGTCCGAATCAAAATCACCGACTGATAGTTGCTGCTGCCAAGTATAAGAACAAGCTAACAGAATCCATTGAATTGCCATCTTGCCTCTTCGATCCTTACAGGTTAGGGTTATTTTTCAAGGTTTTATTTCTTAGCGATTTTTCTAGGGTTTCGATTTTAAGGCTTTGTTAAGTATTTTGATTtttttcatatatgtatatatatctatgggTGTGTTGTTATAACTGTATGAATTTACATATAAAGTTTTTAAGCATATTCTTGTTCTTGTATTGTTATCAGAATGCTAATTTCTGAGTTAAAAAAGGGAACATGATAAATAATGAATATATATACTTGTAAACATTGCTATAGAAACAACGAAAGATCTTAAAATTATTTTTCAAGAGATGTAtgactatatgtatatgtatataggtaAATTGGGGGACAAAATGGATTCTAGCTCTAAACAACAGAAAATGAATGATGATATTGATAGACTAAGCAGCTTACCGGAAGGTCTGATTCACAAAATTCTCTCTTTTATTGGCACAAAACGTGTTGTGCAAACAAGTGCTTTATCATCTAGATGGAAATATACCTGGACTTCAATGCCTTATCTTGATTTTTCAAGTAAAGATTTTGATAAGTtgcccatattctccaaatttgttAACCATGTTTTGTCTGGCCGCAATAATGAGGCAGAAGTGTCGTCTCTCAAACTCGAATTTCGTGGAAAAGTTAGCCAAGTTTTTGTAAAAAGATTGGTGAACTATGCAGTCTCTCACAATGTCCAACAAATGACTGTGACATGCTTGTTTGAGAACGAATTTGAATTTCCTCTTTCACTATTTAACTCCCGCTCCGTAAAACATCTCAGTTTAAAAACGAAATACGATGGGTCACGGAGGATGTGGAGATTTGGTGATGCGGTTTACATTAACCCGACGTCAAGTTTTGAATTACCGGCCTTAACAACATTGCATCTCGATAATGTCACTTTTTCTGATGTCAATACGGAGAAAGACATTGGTATTTTCTCCAAGTGTGCAAACTTGAAGAATATCACATTAAAGAATTTTAAAACAATGTGTTCGAATGGTTTTACCATCTGCCATCCTCAACTATCTAATCTCACACTTGATTATGTAGACTCGAATGCGAAGGTAATCAATGTGGTTGCACCTCAACTCGAGAATCTCACTATAATGAAATGGTCCGATTGTCTTTATGTGGTTTCTACTCCCAACCTTAGATCATTGGTCTGTAAAGGTTGGCGTTCCTTGAAGCTTAATACAGACGGTTTCCAATTATTGGAGAAGGCGGATATATGTATTTCCAACCCGCACATTTGTCATGTTGATTCAATTGTGTATCTGCTTGAACAGCTACATACTGTCAAGTCTCTTAAACTCAACTTGGAAGTTATTGAGGTATTTGGTAACCGTATTATCATATTCATTTTCATATTCAGTTGATCAGTTTATAAAACAATACAAGCTCATTAGATTGGGAAATCAATATATAATTATGAGGATCACACTGAAATGttattgttttattatatattttgcAGCTTTTGTCATCGTCCGTGGAACTAATTTTGCATCAACCTTCTCCATTTGTGAACTTAAAGAATGTGTCAATTTATCCTGTAAAAGTTGAAAAGCATGAACTTCCAAAAAAGAAAGTTACTATATCCACTGAAGTAAAAAATTATTTACTAGATGGTTGTACAGGGGCCAACATTACAATGGTTTCACGCgaggtatatatttatatatttgtgtcTGCTATGGATGATACTTGATGCAAAATATTTAATGACTAATATGGGAAATGTTAGTAATGCGTCTGTAGAGCCATATACGTACATGTCACTATTTGGAATAAGTAATCTTATTATTTCCTATATTAGGGCTTAAAATATAATAGAACATTTCAAAAACCAGTTTTTGGTATAACAAGCAATGAACATAACACTTTTGTATAACTCCCCGATTAATGCCAATAACTCCCCGATTATTCCCTTTCTGGAACCGGGCGATCCGAGAGTAATTAATTGGTCAACATCGGTCAATGAGAATTTTAGACAATTTATGTCAATAGAATTTTAGAATTCATTtctaaaattttagtattttagaaTTTATTTTAGAGTTCTTGAACAAAtgaagtttatgtttatgtttaaatTAAAATAGAATTTTAGAGTTCTTGAACAAATTAAAATAGAGTTTTAGATTTCTTGTATATCTACACATTATTacgaattttattatttaaatgtataaaaagttcAATCCGATTACTCCCCGAGTTTTCGATTACTCCTCTAAATTCCCGACCGAGTACTCTCCCTAAAAAGTAGCTATTTTTGCAACCTTGGAACATAATAAGTCATACCCTGAAGTTAGTTTTCAATCGAAAGGTCTGCCATTTTCAATTGGCATCCTTTGATCTTGTGGCACATTTTCATTATGGAGTGTGTTTGTAGTAAtagtttacaagtaagaacaaacattctctataataataattatacgtcTGTGTACAATGAACTCGATTAATTTGCAGGAGATTATTGCAACAAAGAATACCACTCGTGCAAGAGAACTTATGACCGACTTATGGCTGTGTCTAGAGGAAGAGGAAGAGGAAGCTAATATTGAGACCAATGAGGATCAGATAGATCGAGAAAAAGCACCCATAGAAAACGCCAACGCAACTCCTTATGTAGATGGGGACCCACAACTAGAGGAGCCAAATCAGCCGCAAATTGGGGAAAGAATCGAGAATTCTTGGAAAGATCTGATTGTGCAGATCAACCAAAAGAATGATAAAGCTCTTAACATTATTTATAAGTTGAAAAATATTGAAGGCTTACTGGCAGAACTGCCTCCTTTAAACAGGGCTACGGTTAAACCATACTTTTCTAGTTTGTGTGCAGAAGTTGACGTTTTCATGAAAAATATGACAAATGATATGAAGATCCAATGTGATGA of the Rutidosis leptorrhynchoides isolate AG116_Rl617_1_P2 chromosome 5, CSIRO_AGI_Rlap_v1, whole genome shotgun sequence genome contains:
- the LOC139848069 gene encoding putative F-box/FBD/LRR-repeat protein At4g03220; this translates as MDSSSKQQKMNDDIDRLSSLPEGLIHKILSFIGTKRVVQTSALSSRWKYTWTSMPYLDFSSKDFDKLPIFSKFVNHVLSGRNNEAEVSSLKLEFRGKVSQVFVKRLVNYAVSHNVQQMTVTCLFENEFEFPLSLFNSRSVKHLSLKTKYDGSRRMWRFGDAVYINPTSSFELPALTTLHLDNVTFSDVNTEKDIGIFSKCANLKNITLKNFKTMCSNGFTICHPQLSNLTLDYVDSNAKVINVVAPQLENLTIMKWSDCLYVVSTPNLRSLVCKGWRSLKLNTDGFQLLEKADICISNPHICHVDSIVYLLEQLHTVKSLKLNLEVIELLSSSVELILHQPSPFVNLKNVSIYPVKVEKHELPKKKVTISTEVKNYLLDGCTGANITMVSREEIIATKNTTRARELMTDLWLCLEEEEEEANIETNEDQIDREKAPIENANATPYVDGDPQLEEPNQPQIGERIENSWKDLIVQINQKNDKALNIIYKLKNIEGLLAELPPLNRATVKPYFSSLCAEVDVFMKNMTNDMKIQCDENQSRSSVCLHELATTLQPS